In one Candidatus Omnitrophota bacterium genomic region, the following are encoded:
- a CDS encoding entericidin A/B family lipoprotein, translated as MKNKFLLIIGTVLLAMSVLGCNTLSGAGKDVESAGKSIQTTVEHNN; from the coding sequence ATGAAGAATAAATTCTTATTGATCATTGGGACTGTACTTTTAGCGATGTCGGTTTTAGGCTGTAACACGCTTAGCGGTGCCGGCAAAGATGTAGAGAGCGCAGGGAAAAGCATTCAAACAACAGTAGAACATAATAATTAA
- a CDS encoding DUF883 domain-containing protein, translating to MTTETQVRTSNTKISEALELLNEAAKEKRDELKGLMANRYSHIREAMTAGVEHGKEALNHTKDLAQEAIIKGGKKAKEIAGDVDKRVHKDPWAYIAGATAASLLLGYLMGSKRK from the coding sequence ATGACAACAGAAACCCAAGTCCGAACAAGTAATACGAAGATCAGTGAAGCCCTCGAACTCTTGAATGAGGCGGCCAAAGAAAAAAGAGATGAGTTGAAAGGCCTAATGGCCAATAGGTACTCGCATATTCGGGAGGCGATGACGGCCGGGGTAGAGCACGGAAAAGAGGCCCTTAATCATACCAAAGACCTTGCTCAAGAGGCGATCATTAAAGGTGGAAAAAAAGCAAAAGAAATAGCGGGCGACGTCGATAAACGCGTGCATAAGGACCCGTGGGCCTACATCGCCGGGGCTACCGCAGCGTCTCTTTTATTGGGTTATTTGATGGGATCTAAACGTAAATAA
- a CDS encoding GlsB/YeaQ/YmgE family stress response membrane protein: MEHNTVAYWAWFLLIGGVIGWLAGLITTGRGFGIIGDVVIGVFGAMLGGWMARAIGLYTGSAIGAFLLAVVGAVVLVGLTRFVVRHA, from the coding sequence ATGGAACATAATACTGTAGCATATTGGGCGTGGTTTCTTTTGATCGGCGGGGTGATCGGGTGGTTGGCGGGGCTTATCACCACAGGCCGGGGGTTCGGGATCATCGGAGACGTCGTGATCGGGGTTTTTGGGGCCATGCTTGGCGGATGGATGGCCAGAGCGATCGGACTATATACCGGTAGTGCGATCGGTGCGTTTTTGCTGGCAGTCGTCGGTGCGGTGGTTTTAGTGGGCCTGACGCGTTTCGTCGTAAGGCACGCATAG
- a CDS encoding bifunctional methionine sulfoxide reductase B/A protein gives MQKNSIAPLVCAALLLTGGNVMARETVRIYDAASGTYQQLEKVEKTPQEWKKILTPEQYRVTREHGTEAAFCGLPTKDHKKGIYKCVGCGTDLFRVDNKFESGTGWPSFWQPVDEANVAYDEDDTLGMRRVEVHCARCKAHLGHVFDDGPLPTHKRYCINSAALKFVPADDAHLETATFAGGCFWCMEPFLAHLKGVKSVTAGYTGGRTENPTYEEVSSGRTGHAEAVEVVFDPKVVSYAKLLHIYWHNIDPTAVNSQFVDHGTQYRTGIFYHSEEQRRAAEGSKKELAASKRFDKPIVTEIVPASAFYPAEEYHQDYYKKNPGHYKMYHDNSGRDEFLEKTWGKEKETD, from the coding sequence GTGCAAAAAAACAGCATAGCGCCGTTGGTATGCGCGGCTTTGTTGTTAACAGGAGGGAACGTCATGGCCCGTGAGACCGTCCGTATTTATGATGCCGCCAGCGGAACATATCAGCAGCTAGAGAAGGTGGAAAAGACGCCGCAGGAATGGAAGAAGATATTGACGCCCGAGCAATACCGCGTGACGCGCGAGCACGGCACCGAGGCCGCCTTTTGCGGATTGCCGACGAAAGACCACAAGAAAGGCATTTACAAATGTGTCGGCTGCGGCACGGACCTGTTCAGGGTGGACAATAAATTTGAGTCCGGCACCGGCTGGCCCAGTTTCTGGCAGCCCGTGGATGAGGCCAATGTCGCCTATGATGAGGATGACACTTTGGGCATGCGCCGCGTTGAAGTGCATTGCGCGCGCTGCAAGGCGCATTTGGGCCACGTGTTTGACGACGGCCCGTTGCCCACGCACAAACGCTATTGCATCAATTCCGCGGCCTTAAAGTTCGTGCCCGCCGACGATGCCCATCTGGAAACAGCGACCTTTGCCGGCGGATGTTTCTGGTGTATGGAGCCGTTTTTGGCGCATTTAAAGGGCGTTAAAAGCGTCACGGCCGGTTATACCGGAGGCCGGACGGAAAACCCGACGTATGAAGAGGTTTCCAGCGGCCGAACAGGGCATGCCGAAGCCGTGGAGGTTGTTTTTGATCCCAAGGTGGTGTCGTACGCGAAACTCCTGCACATTTACTGGCACAACATTGATCCGACAGCGGTCAACAGCCAGTTCGTTGACCACGGCACGCAATACCGCACCGGAATTTTTTATCATAGCGAGGAACAAAGGCGTGCCGCGGAGGGATCCAAGAAAGAATTGGCCGCGTCCAAGCGTTTTGACAAACCCATTGTGACAGAAATTGTCCCGGCATCCGCGTTCTATCCGGCGGAGGAATACCATCAGGACTATTACAAGAAGAACCCCGGACACTACAAAATGTATCACGACAATTCCGGCCGTGATGAGTTCCTTGAAAAGACGTGGGGTAAGGAAAAAGAGACCGATTAA
- the thiF gene encoding sulfur carrier protein ThiS adenylyltransferase ThiF, with amino-acid sequence MNIFEQGLLKYLKPEQLALIQSKKVGIGGAGGLGSNCAMILVRSGFKHLEIVDQDLIDASNLNRQQYFTNEIGLAKVDVSKKRLLGINPDAHIIVHKTQWNENNAEQFFKGFDFIVEAFDATDWKYRFVQYYSPRCPVVVSGVGMAGLTEKKPMSVKKMGNVYICGDRFTDSAQGHPPMAPRVTACAAMMAEVVLDLTLGLKR; translated from the coding sequence ATGAACATTTTTGAACAAGGGCTTTTGAAGTATTTGAAACCGGAACAATTGGCGCTGATCCAGTCCAAAAAAGTCGGCATCGGCGGCGCCGGCGGCTTGGGGAGCAATTGCGCGATGATTTTAGTGCGTTCGGGGTTCAAGCATCTGGAGATCGTGGACCAGGACCTCATTGACGCCTCCAATCTCAACCGCCAGCAGTACTTTACCAACGAGATCGGCCTGGCCAAGGTTGATGTGAGCAAAAAACGTCTGCTCGGCATCAATCCCGACGCGCATATCATCGTCCACAAAACCCAGTGGAACGAAAATAACGCCGAACAATTTTTCAAAGGGTTTGATTTTATTGTTGAGGCCTTTGACGCGACGGACTGGAAATACCGGTTCGTGCAGTATTATTCCCCGCGCTGTCCCGTGGTGGTCAGCGGAGTGGGCATGGCGGGATTGACCGAAAAGAAACCGATGTCCGTCAAAAAGATGGGCAATGTGTATATTTGCGGTGACCGCTTCACGGATTCCGCGCAAGGGCACCCTCCCATGGCCCCCCGCGTCACGGCCTGCGCCGCCATGATGGCTGAAGTCGTTTTAGACCTCACGCTCGGGCTCAAGCGTTAA